One Vicia villosa cultivar HV-30 ecotype Madison, WI linkage group LG5, Vvil1.0, whole genome shotgun sequence genomic window, gattttgggctgaattaccatctgGGTAAAGCGAATGTCGTTGCtgatgcgttgagtaggaagtctttacatatgtctatgctaatggtgcgagaactggatttaattgagcaattccgagatttaagtttggtatgctaaggtacttctaatagtgttaagttgggtatgctgaagctgacaagtggtattcttgacgacaTTAGAGAAGGTAAGAAAGTCGATGTGGAGTTAGTTGATAAGTTGACATtaattaatcaaggtaaaggaggtgaattcagaatctacgagaatggtataataagGTTTGGTGATcgcgtttgtgttcctgatgttgctgagtTGAGAAagagtattcttgaggaaggacatcgtaccagattaagtattcatcctggtgctaccaagatgtatcatgatttgaagaagttattttggtggcctggaatgaagaaagagattgctgaattgtttattcttgtttgacttgctagAAGATAAAGATTGAACATCTGAagtcgtatggagctatgcaaccgttgttCATTCTGGAATGGAAGTGGGACAACATAtccatggattttgtttcggggcTGCCGATGACAGTTAAGAAGTGTGAGGCCATTTGAGTTATcatggatagattgacgaaatctgctcactttataccgatgagaatggattatcctatGGAGAGGCTAGCTTAGTTGTATACTGAggagatagtgagtttacatggtattccttcgagtattgtgtcagatagagatctaAGGTTTACGtcgagattttgggaaggtttatAGAAAGCATTGGGTACTAAGTTAAGATTGAGTTcttcttatcatccgcagactaatggtcaaacagagaggacgattcaatcgttggaATATTTGTTGTGTGCTTGTGTGTTTGAAagaggtggtgcttgggatagttatctgacgttgattgaatttacctacaataatagttttcattcaagcattggtatggctccgtttgaagctttgtatggtagaaggtgtatgACGCCATTATGTTGGTATGTGTCCGGTGAGAGTGTGGTAATTGGatcagagattgttcaagaaacgacaaaaaatattaagatgattcaggagaagatgaaagcttctcagagttgtCAAAAAACctatcatgacaagaggcggagaacacttaagtttcaagaaggagatcatgtgtttttgagggTTACTCCGACGACTGGTATTGGTCGTGCgctaaagtcaaggaagttgatgctgcgttttattggtccgtttcagattacgaaAAGAGTATGgtaagtggcttatcgtattgtGTTACCACCGACCCTtgtgaatttgcatgatgtatttcaagTGTCTCAGTTGCGGAAATACATTTTGGATctgtctcatgtgatccaagtggataaTGTGCAAGTGAGGGATAATTTGATAGTTGAGgcattgcctgtgaggattgaagaccgaaaGCTGAAGCAGTTGCATGGCAAAGAGATAGCTTTGGTTCgggtagcttggggaggagcagcATGTGGGAATGTTACATGGGTACTGGAGAGTCAAATGAAGGACACATATCCTGAACTcttcacttgaggtatgttttcgaggacgaaaactcttttagtgggggagatttgtaacaccccatattttccgtttattaatttaaattggatttaaattaattatttggaattttggtatttttatttggatttaactggaaaagtatggaataagagctattgggcttaaggtgtgatgttagtaaaagaggggtgctatttggttaggccttttactaagttgtgtttatttattttatttttcataaaataagaaaagagccAATTGGGagaaaaagaagaacacgtgaaagagcagagaagagaagaagaagaagaggaaaaagagAACCTTAAATAACTCTGATCGAAGGTAAGGGTGGAATattccttttagtatctattatgtgattataggtAATAGACTGATTAGGATATTATTTGATTCAATTGGTTGTATTgggattgggattgttaggtttggGAATGAAATAGTTTGGGGGAATTGATGATATTTCATGAAATTATGAATGGAAAAATGTGCATTCATGGtgtttgatgatgtgtgataATATTTGCGATGTTTTTATACCTTTATGTGATGTTTGGAATACATTTTGGGTGGAGAATGGGTGAGATCTCAAGTCTGTTGCAGAGATGAAaattctgcataatcgcacgtccgctaagcaaAGTGGCTcagttgtgtcggatagagatccaaggctcacatcagatttttggaaagatttgcaagaggctctaggttctaagttgaggttgagttcggcttatcatcctcagacagacggtcagaccgaaaggactattcaatcgttagaagacttgttgagggcatgtgttctagagaagggaggttcgtgggatacttatcttccgttgatagaattcacttacaacaacagttttcattctagtatcggaatggcaccttttgaagcgctatatggtcgtaagtgtagaactccattgtgttggtttgaatcgggcgagagtgtggtactcagacctgaaatagtaagagagactacagagaaggtaaaatttattcgtgagaagatgagaagttcacagagtaggcaaaagagttatcatgacaagcgaaggaaagatttggaattccaagccggtgatcatgtattcttaagagttacacctatgactggtgttggacgagctttgaaatcgaggaagcttactccgcgttttattggtccttatcagatattggagcgagttggcaaagttgcgtatcgggtggcgctaccgccaagtcttgctaatctgcacgatgtattccatgtgtctcagttgaggagatacattgcggatccgtcccatgtgattcagatggatgatgtgcaagtgcgtgagaacctgacggttgagacgatgccggtgcgtattgaggatcgtgagactaagactctgcgaggcaaggagatcgtcttggtgaaagtcgtatggttaagtgcggcaggtgagagtttgacctgggagttggagagcaagatgcgagactcctatcctgagttgtttgtagcaggtaatctttattttcgaggacgaaaatcttttaagtgggggagggttgtaacgcccataaatgtgtttttttgattaattgtgatatttgctacattttcctaaattttaccgtttttgagtcgagtcagtcggtaaatattaattatgttaatattttacttattactttccatgtgtgtaattattatgttttgggtgttaattggttagaattaatgtttagtgacatttgggccaaaattagaattcatGAGAGTTAAGAGGGTGAAAATGATAAGTAGAGATATAGAAAGagttatagagagaaaaagagatattttgagatatttttgggaaagaaagaaagagagcttgtgaagagaagagaaagaagagaaaaacaaagagaagaagagaagtgtaggaatccaaaccaagctagagccaagaatctaaccaaggtaagggggatgaatctagtttatcttgattgtatggttcttatagttttgtgtgttttgttcttgttcttgctcttttctaagcttgatcaacaatggtaaattgggtgttttgtgagctttgaagttataaacttgattttgtggtgtgtatgtgtactatgatgatagatattcccatggatcatgtttgtttttcatttctccatgttttcttgctcatgaagaaattgttaggttattgacatttagtgagtgagccatggatcattgattgatagagtgaatatatggcttgtatgggttgtgtaggatgtgtagggaagcttatttgaggttttgagaggattggatggggttttgcaggtctgtagcagaattgatttttctaggtttacgcaggtccgctgagcggagggggtccgctgagcggaggtccttttgcaggaaaatctctgtgaaggtccgctgagcggaggttctatAATCTTTGTTTGATGATTCCCTGTCTGGGTCCGTTGAGcagagctcaagcggactgtgcgaaattttgttttccaaacttcgttttgttgtatcttttgaaccgtaggtcgtttctacgcgccgtttgaagtattatgagaacccttgagtatgctttatgataaggaggggtgtgttggtggttgaatgaatttttcataaatgtatttttgtgaaatgatatttgctaatcaagtatgttttgacggtatacgtgtgctgtgtgaatatgaacgcctgagtggcaattttgatgatgtatccgtgtggaataatataaccggtgtgatgtagatatgtgaccgagttatattgttgttgttgttgttatgtaattgagtcgtttgtatgcacagcatgacatttcattacgttaatggcggaatgctattaacaggtggcctgaattggcaattattaccagtgggagctttgtgctcggtaaaaaggtgtatttgcccgagtggcaagaggtcatcagtgggggctagatgctcgatgacggttagtcgtagcttactgctcgacaaaggtgtattttcctgagggaaagaagtcccagcataatgctcggcaaggtgtatttgtcataatgacaaggaggagttttactccggatttggtaccacatgcatacgcatagtcgagtctcattcatcatcgtcagtctttataatttatgttatcattcatgtaccgcattacttatatattgactgtggttgacttattggattatcttgttatatgattcttaatgatatttgtgggcattactatattgatcatgctttcattatgaattatattctcacccttctgccttaatgttacctactcgtgggtaatgtgcaggtgatccgcaagtgtaggtgctctctttgtagtcgtccgttttggtgtcgtccgctcgtgatacgtaacacctagggggggggggaatcaaacacttattttgtagataatgcttataggatccttttaatgtatatttgatcctttagatgcattcgtattatgtattttggacaccttctcatgcgatgtattttggaagaatgttgtggatattttgtttaccgatgcatttatataagtgtgaatacattcaggtgtttatgggaatctttcctctttgattaattgtgttacgcatcttttgcgagtatgttatgtttggttacgtggttacttaagtgtaacgccctaattgtttttatgaatttaatttttatactctgatatttgtacctatatgcctgggtagaattggggtgttacatgggccgctgagcggaccctgctgtgcaGAAATTTTCCAAACTTCGAAATTGCGTATCTTGTGATCCGTGTACTCTTTTTATGTGTCGTTTTGGGCATTGAAAagctaattaaatgttttataatataaaatagaagTATGGGTAGTGACCGACTTTATTTCTAAAATTCGATTTAATTGCTTTGGTGGGATGAAACATTGTACAAATATATGATTTGCGAATAAGGCAATGTAATGTTGTGGTAATGAATGAATTGTGATTTGCTatgtttaattaatgaatgagtaATATGATTGAATGATTGCGGAACATGGGCATACTCGTTGGGGGTGATAGTAGTGAATTTGTGAGACGATGTatttcatcggatcggtgatgtgtaagtatgtcatatgtgtgtgcattcattcatacatcaTTTAATAACTGAATCCCGGTGACGTATGGAGtaatggtggacataattcccattgtgaatttgtgtcggtagggccgtatctcggtgatgtttagatcggtcggGTGTATTAAGTCCActgtttattggtaccacatgcatagtgtcagttggtccATATGCATATtgatataacatgattgaatgagtTTCAGTTATATTTTGGTGAGGTAATTGTTGGTATGGTTGCTTGATGATTGTTTGAAGATCTGAATATAATGCAATTTGGGTTAAAGGTATGCTATGATGttatgttgcttatgaatgcataatatttattaattgtgaatgagactcacccttacatgttgtcattttcagattgaggatagcggctttcaacttggtgaggattagctcataagtcagtgtgtttagtatagcgtcaagtgtcatgctctAATATTGTAACATTGGGGAACGCATGTTTTGGAGTTTATAAGTTTATaactttaattttttgtttttgagttATTTTATGGGATATGGTATCAAAGATATTGTGCCTATCTGTTTGATTAATTTTCCGCTATGTTGACATGAGATGTTGTGACATATTGATGAATGTTTCTTAGTGAACGCATGACAATGAAGTACGTTATTTTGTGTTTTAAAtcaaattgtggcacccttgttttatgttactatgattatttatataattgccgcggggtttagaaggattTTACAACATACACTACTCCCCCTTTGTGCcagaaatgttgccaaagcaaccTTGATATTCAATAAGTACAGGccaaaattaaaaagaaacaacCAAAAACAAACAAATCACCAGGAAGGACCAGAAGGACTCTAGTCCTCAGACTTAGAGCTATTGGAGCCAAcaccatcttcttcttctgtgccatCATCTTGACTGGCCTCTTCTTCCTTATCATCTTCTTTAGGACCTGATTCATTCTCAACAAACGCAACACCTTCTTCCATCTCAAGAGAGATGATTAACTTTTCAAGAGTCAGCTTTCTGGACTCCAGCTCCTTGCATGTTTCCTTGAGTATTGCAATCACAACAGCTTTACCTGTAGGTGTGCTGTCTTTGGATGTTCGAGCTGATGTCATGACAATGCCAGGAGCATGGGTTCCTTGGAACAACTTATAATGAAATGAAAGAACACTTTCCCTTTTGCATATAGAGTCAGTTTCAACCAAAATGCCTGGGTATTAATTCAGGATAATGCCACATATGAGGGATGGAAAAGCTATAGGGCCTTTTATACTGAAGCTTCCTGCATGCTTCATAGTCTGCTCAAATATGTAAGTACCATAATCAAACTTGGCTGTTGTTCCCACGACATAGATAAACCTTCCTAGGACAGTAGCAATGGTAGATTTATGATTGGTAGGCACCCAATTTGCAGCACCAATCTTGTGCAACATGGCATACTTCATGCTTAGCTTACTGGCAGACAACTTTCCTTTTAAAGGCCAGTTCTTGACTTGGTTGGTAGTGATGACTTGGCATACCTTGTTATCAGAGACTTCcagctcaggttgagcttcatCAGACCTCCCCAAATAGTTATTGATCACAATGAAAGAAAAGGTAACACACCTGCCCCTCACATACACCTTCCTATATTACTTAGACTTTCTATCAGCACATTCTTCTGAGAAGTTCACAATGAATTCTTTCACCAGCACTTCATAGCATGTGGCAAAGTGAGAAACAGTCTTCATCAACCCAGCAGCATGAATCAGATCCATTATATCTTTGCAGTCAAGGGCATTCTGAGCTAATTCTCTCTCAAGGGCCAGTCTCttttggtggacatatttccacCTGTTGacatttgaatttgaatggaaGGAAATATTGTCTATGGGCACATCAGGAACACTAGCAGCCAGCTTGCTAGTTGTTGGTTTCTTCCTTAGTGGAATTCTTGAATATCAGCATCAACATCAGAGTCAGAGTCAACAATAGCTTGAGCCTTCCATTTCTTGGGAATAACTTTGCTCCAAGATTTGGTAGGACCAACAGAAACACTCTGAGATACAACTTTACTCTTTATGGGACCTGTAGAGGTGCTTTTCTTCCTGATATAGTCATCAGAGGGACTTTTGGGAGCAACCTTTCTCTTGGGAGAACTTTGTACAACAGCCTTACCTTTCCTCCTTGTCATGAGCCTCTTGGCTTATCCCAGGGTTCACAGCAGCTACCAGATCATTATCATAATAGTCATCAAGTTCCACAACATGTTTGCCTGTACTTGTAGCAGTACCTGTACCAGCATCACCATCAGTATTCCCAATGTCATTGACATCCTCAATGACATCTTCATTATCATTGTCTTTATGAACATCATCATCACTCTCTTCCTCCTCAGTCATTTGTACATCACTATCAGGAGTGtgtacatcatcatcaacaatgtggacattgtaacatcccgatttttattaatatttttattaattatattagtaattatattattttgtgtttttaataattatttgcttaatttagtcatttatgatgtttattgaaattttcgcgttttaggacgatttagtcggtactagttcgggatagcggatcaatatttaatagaaaattttaatatttttagtattagaaatattcatgagttaatatttagcgttttggaaattttctgagtaattaagattagaccggaaatatgagaaattaaattattagaggattttatccgtatttattttattatatggttatactattttatttgattttatttggtgtgttaattaattaattgattgttagataatataataattgattatattaattaatttggtgtatatatttgtgtctatttaattattagtgttatttaatttagtaaCTAAAATAGAAGTAATAATAGATTATatttaattgggcctatttactAGAGTTAGAAGTAAATAGGGGGTGTTATATTTTAGGCCCACTATGTCATAGTTAGTAAGGATTTGGAGAGTGAGAGGTGACATAAATTTTTTCATTTCACGTGGAGAGAGGAGGCAGAGAaaggaaaagaggaaaaagagaaaagagaaa contains:
- the LOC131604665 gene encoding uncharacterized protein LOC131604665, with translation MTEEEESDDDVHKDNDNEDVIEDVNDIGNTDGDAGTGTATSTGKHVVELDDYYDNDLVAAVNPGISQEAHDKEERIPLRKKPTTSKLAASVPDVPIDNISFHSNSNVNRWKYVHQKRLALERELAQNALDCKDIMDLIHAAGLMKTVSHFATCYEVLVKEFIVNFSEECADRKSKSDEAQPELEVSDNKVCQVITTNQVKNWPLKGKLSASKLSMKYAMLHKIGAANWVPTNHKSTIATVLGRFIYVVGTTAKFDYGILVETDSICKRESVLSFHYKLFQGTHAPGIVMTSARTSKDSTPTGKAVVIAILKETCKELESRKLTLEKLIISLEMEEGVAFVENESGPKEDDKEEEASQDDGTEEEDGVGSNSSKSED